A stretch of Miscanthus floridulus cultivar M001 chromosome 13, ASM1932011v1, whole genome shotgun sequence DNA encodes these proteins:
- the LOC136501787 gene encoding pollen receptor-like kinase 4, which translates to MGGVPSSLLARVLFLLLLLLVADAARLPLSLAPGDAAAAADALLKLKAGIKDDSGGLGSWSPGTSPCSDGDGGSGPSWKGVMCNRDGVHGLQLEGMGLSGTLDLRALTRLPGPGLRTLSFMDNEFAGPLPDVKELSGLRAVFLSGNKFSGVIPADAFAGMGSLKKVVLSNNDFTGPIPASLADAPRLLELQLNDNKFQGKIPDLKQDELRQVNLANNELEGEIPVSLKSMPPEMFAGNKKLCGPTVGAKCEAPPSPSPSPSPSPKASPKAPPPASVKEGTTPSLPAADIVGSTGSSSADDAKQDEGQKPAEQGSTSFGVLGAFLGTLAIAGVAFVALRRRRGYKNKNFGPTASSTRPSGPPRVEPHPPAPAAAAAGSAARGGGAAQKVEQGRLTFVRDDRGRFFELQDLLKATAEVLGTANLGVCYCATLTTGHSVVVKRFKEMNRVGREDFEEHMRRLGRLSHPNLLPLVAYYYRKEEKLLIHDYVPNRSLANLLHGGGEGRGMKKAAVHWAARLKIVKGVARALSYLYDELCMLTVPHGHLKSSNILLDGHYEPLLTDYALVPVMNQSHAAQLMVVFKSPERKQFGRSSKKSDVWCLGLLILEMLTGKPPTYDLPKPSGDSSSSPQKPGPAAGNTTDLVTVVGSTPEGEWLDTVVDPDLRDEEEEDKEEMVKLIRVGMACCETNVDSRWELRTAIDRIEELKAKERPDEEQAFYSTVNDEDYSDVAIN; encoded by the exons ATGGGCGGAGTGCCGTCGTCGCTGCTAGCGCgcgtcctcttcctcctcctgctccttctGGTCGCTGACGCCGCGCGGCTCCCGCTCTCCCTCGCGCccggcgacgccgccgccgccgccgacgcgctcCTCAAGCTCAAGGCCGGCATCAAGGACGACAGCGGCGGGCTCGGTTCCTGGTCCCCCGGCACGAGCCCCTGCAGCGATGGCGACGGCGGGTCCGGGCCCAGCTGGAAGGGTGTCATGTGTAACAGGGACGGCGTGCATGGCCTGCAGCTCGAGGGGATGGGCCTCTCAGGCACGCTCGACCTGCGCGCGCTCACGAGACTGCCGGGCCCCGGCCTCCGCACGCTCAGCTTCATGGACAACGAGTTCGCCGGCCCGTTGCCCGACGTCAAGGAGCTCAGCGGCCTCCGCGCTGTCTTTCTGTCCGGGAACAAGTTCTCCGGCGTGATCCCCGCCGACGCGTTCGCCGGGATGGGCTCGCTCAAGAAGGTGGTCCTCTCCAACAACGACTTCACCGGCCCCATCCCGGCGTCGCTCGCCGACGCGCCCAGGCTCCTGGAGTTGCAGCTCAATGACAACAAGTTTCAGGGCAAGATTCCTGACCTGAAACAGGACGAGTTGAGGCAAGTAAACCTCGCAAACAATGAGCTCGAGGGGGAGATCCCGGTGAGCCTCAAATCCATGCCACCCGAAATGTTCGCCG GAAACAAGAAGCTTTGCGGGCCAACGGTTGGTGCCAAATGCGAGGCCCCTCCGtcaccgtcgccgtcgccatcgccgtcACCAAAGGCATCACCaaaggcgccgccgccggcctccgTCAAAGAAGGCACGACGCCGTCACTACCAGCAGCAGACATCGTGGGGTCCACAGGCTCGTCGTCAGCTGACGACGCGAAGCAAGACGAAGGCCAGAAGCCCGCCGAGCAGGGCTCCACGTCCTTCGGCGTCCTCGGCGCGTTCCTTGGCACGCTTGCGATCGCCGGCGTGGCGTTCGTCGCGCTGCGGAGGCGGAGGGGGTACAAGAACAAGAACTTCGGCCCGACCGCGTCGTCGACTCGGCCCTCGGGGCCGCCGAGGGTCGAGCCGCACCCGCCGGCGCCCGCTGCCGCCGCGGCCGGGTccgcggcgcgcggcggcggcgcggcgcagaAGGTGGAGCAGGGGCGGCTGACGTTCGTGCGCGACGACCGCGGCCGGTTCTTCGAGCTGCAGGACCTGCTCaaggcgacggcggaggtgcTGGGCACCGCCAACCTCGGCGTGTGCTACTGCGCCACGCTCACGACGGGCCACTCCGTCGTCGTGAAGCGGTTCAAGGAGATGAACCGAGTGGGCAGGGAGGACTTCGAGGAGCACATGCGGCGGCTCGGCCGGCTCAGCCACCCCAACCTCCTCCCGCTCGTCGCCTACTACTACCGCAAGGAGGAGAAGCTGCTCATCCACGACTACGTCCCCAACCGGAGCTTGGCGAACCTCCTCCACG GCGGCGGCGAGGGCCGCGGGATGAAGAAGGCGGCGGTGCACTGGGCGGCGCGGCTGAAGATCGTCAAGGGCGTGGCGCGGGCGCTCAGCTACCTGTACGACGAGCTGTGCATGCTGACGGTGCCGCACGGCCACCTCAAGTCCTCCAACATCCTGCTCGACGGCCACTACGAGCCGCTGCTTACGGACTACGCGCTGGTGCCGGTGATGAACCAGTCGCACGCCGCGCAGCTCATGGTGGTCTTCAAGTCTCCGGAGCGGAAGCAGTTCGGCCGCTCGTCCAAGAAGAGCGACGTCTGGTGCCTCGGCCTGCTCATCCTCGAGATGCTCACCGGGAAGCCTCCGACCTACGACCTGCCCAAACCCTCGGGCGACTCGTCGTCGTCACCGCAGAAGCCCGGTCCGGCGGCAGGCAACACCACGGACCTGGTGACCGTCGTGGGGTCGACGCCGGAGGGCGAGTGGCTAGACACCGTGGTGGACCCGGACCTgcgggacgaggaggaggaggacaaggaggagATGGTGAAGCTGATCCGGGTCGGCATGGCGTGCTGCGAGACCAACGTGGACAGCCGGTGGGAGCTCAGGACCGCCATCGACAGGATCGAGGAGCTCAAGGCGAAGGAGCGCCCCGACGAGGAGCAGGCCTTCTACTCGACGGTGAACGACGAGGACTACAGTGACGTTGCCATCAACTGA